Proteins encoded within one genomic window of Gammaproteobacteria bacterium:
- a CDS encoding imidazolonepropionase yields the protein MSDGAQTLWHGAGLCTSVAGAAPVADGALVTQDGRIRWAGPAAALPPALRAACTVRHHLGGAWLTPGLIDCHTHLVFAGSRAREYAARLRGASYAGIAGEGGGILSTMRATRAADEATLLAQSRPRLAALCAEGVTTVEIKSGYGLDFDSEAKMLRVARALGRELPVSVTTSFLGAHALPPEFAGRADDYIDTLARDWLPRLARAGLVDAVDVYCDAIGFSPAQARRLFEAAGALGLPVKMHAEQLSNLGGSRLAARFGALSCDHLEHSDAADVAALAAAGTTAVLLPVAWYCLGETQRPPVAALRDASVELAVASDCNPGSAPGASLLLALAMATRSFGLAQHEALAGATRGAAKALGLAADRGTLATGQAADFAIWDIGEPDELGYWTGFNPCRAVVRAGELVHGELSHGH from the coding sequence GTGAGCGACGGCGCGCAGACCCTCTGGCACGGCGCGGGCCTCTGCACCAGCGTGGCCGGCGCGGCGCCGGTCGCCGATGGCGCGCTGGTGACGCAGGATGGCCGCATCCGCTGGGCGGGTCCCGCGGCCGCGCTGCCGCCGGCGTTGCGTGCCGCCTGCACGGTGCGGCACCACCTCGGCGGCGCCTGGCTGACGCCCGGTCTCATCGACTGCCACACCCACCTGGTCTTCGCCGGCAGCCGCGCGCGGGAATACGCCGCGCGCCTGCGCGGTGCCAGCTACGCCGGCATCGCCGGCGAGGGTGGCGGCATCCTCTCGACCATGCGCGCGACCCGCGCCGCCGACGAGGCGACGCTGCTGGCGCAGAGCCGCCCGCGACTGGCCGCGCTCTGTGCCGAGGGCGTGACCACGGTGGAGATCAAGTCCGGATACGGGCTGGACTTCGACAGCGAGGCAAAGATGCTGCGCGTCGCCCGCGCGCTCGGCCGGGAGCTGCCGGTCAGCGTCACCACCAGCTTCCTCGGCGCGCACGCGCTGCCACCGGAGTTCGCCGGGCGCGCCGACGACTACATCGACACCCTCGCCCGCGACTGGCTGCCGCGGCTGGCGCGCGCCGGGCTCGTCGATGCGGTGGACGTGTACTGCGATGCCATCGGCTTCAGTCCGGCGCAGGCCCGGCGCCTGTTCGAGGCGGCCGGCGCGCTCGGCCTGCCGGTGAAGATGCACGCCGAGCAGCTGTCGAACCTCGGCGGCTCGCGTCTCGCCGCGCGGTTCGGCGCGCTGTCCTGCGATCACCTGGAGCACAGCGACGCGGCGGATGTCGCCGCGCTCGCCGCCGCCGGCACCACCGCCGTGCTGCTGCCCGTCGCCTGGTATTGCCTCGGCGAGACGCAACGGCCACCGGTGGCCGCGCTGCGCGACGCCAGCGTGGAACTCGCGGTGGCGAGCGACTGCAATCCCGGCTCGGCACCCGGGGCGTCGCTGCTGCTGGCGCTCGCCATGGCCACCCGCTCCTTCGGCCTCGCCCAGCACGAGGCGCTGGCCGGTGCGACCCGCGGCGCCGCGAAGGCACTGGGCCTGGCCGCGGACCGCGGCACGCTGGCCACCGGACAGGCGGCCGACTTCGCCATCTGGGACATCGGCGAGCCGGACGAGCTCGGTTACTGGACCGGCTTCAATCCCTGCCGCGCCGTGGTGCGCGCGGGGGAACTCGTGCACGGGGAGCTGAGCCATGGACATTGA
- a CDS encoding cytochrome C gives MKHITAPLMALLLVALPLAADADIAADVQQQCAGCHALGHDYATLGIGERAQRKGPPLDYAGNKFRRDWLAAWLEKPVRLRPAGIFPPALVNKGAEGDVVDAAKLPAHPAVPAAQAGAMADYLMTLAPRDDLIKAEAYQPGTIAERMGKMNFGKFKGCDGCHQDEPGVGGVSGPELYTAWKRLQPAFISSYIANPVAWDPHTMMPRGDSNADAVHKLADYLKVIGEKQP, from the coding sequence ATGAAGCACATCACCGCTCCGCTCATGGCGTTGCTGCTGGTGGCCCTGCCGCTGGCGGCCGACGCCGACATCGCCGCGGACGTGCAGCAGCAATGCGCCGGCTGCCACGCCCTCGGCCACGACTACGCCACCCTGGGTATCGGCGAGCGCGCACAGCGCAAGGGTCCGCCGCTCGACTACGCCGGCAACAAGTTCCGGCGGGACTGGCTGGCTGCCTGGCTCGAGAAGCCGGTACGGCTGCGGCCCGCGGGCATCTTCCCGCCCGCCCTGGTGAACAAGGGCGCCGAGGGGGACGTGGTCGATGCCGCGAAGCTGCCGGCGCATCCGGCGGTGCCGGCGGCGCAGGCCGGTGCCATGGCCGACTACCTGATGACGCTGGCCCCGCGCGATGACCTGATCAAGGCCGAGGCCTACCAGCCCGGCACGATCGCCGAGCGCATGGGCAAGATGAACTTCGGCAAGTTCAAGGGCTGCGACGGCTGCCACCAGGACGAGCCGGGCGTGGGCGGTGTCTCCGGGCCGGAGCTGTACACGGCATGGAAGCGGCTGCAGCCGGCCTTCATCAGCTCCTACATCGCCAATCCCGTGGCCTGGGATCCGCACACCATGATGCCGCGCGGCGACAGCAATGCCGATGCGGTCCACAAGCTGGCCGACTATCTGAAGGTCATCGGGGAGAAGCAGCCATGA
- the hutC gene encoding histidine utilization repressor, with protein sequence MSTRNRDEPQADRLPAASAAPRYRQVRSHVLGLITSGALAPHDRIPSENELVRTLGVSRMTVNRALRELAESGVLLRVSGVGTFVADRRVHAHPLEVRNIADEVRERGHAYSARVVRLLAIKAGAELAGRMGVVPNTSLHHSSIVHCENGTPLQLEDRYVNPDAAPGYLKNDFTRVTPYEFLVRVAPLHEAEHTVQAVMPDARLRRLLKLEADEACLLIRRRTWSGGRVVTAADLYHPGKRYELSGTFKPLA encoded by the coding sequence ATGAGCACGCGCAACCGCGATGAACCGCAGGCCGACCGGCTGCCGGCCGCCAGCGCGGCACCGCGCTACCGGCAGGTCAGGAGCCATGTGCTGGGCCTGATCACCTCGGGAGCGCTCGCGCCGCACGACCGCATCCCTTCGGAGAACGAGCTGGTGCGCACGCTCGGCGTCTCGCGCATGACCGTGAACCGCGCGCTGCGGGAGCTGGCGGAGAGCGGCGTGCTGTTGCGCGTCTCCGGGGTCGGCACCTTCGTCGCCGACCGGCGCGTGCATGCGCACCCGCTGGAGGTGCGCAACATCGCCGACGAGGTGCGCGAGCGCGGCCATGCCTACAGCGCGCGCGTGGTCAGACTGCTGGCGATCAAGGCCGGCGCCGAGCTCGCCGGGCGCATGGGCGTGGTGCCGAACACCAGCCTGCACCACTCCAGCATCGTGCACTGCGAGAACGGCACGCCGCTGCAGCTCGAGGACCGCTACGTCAACCCGGATGCGGCACCCGGCTACCTGAAGAACGACTTCACCCGCGTGACACCCTACGAGTTCCTGGTGCGGGTCGCGCCGCTGCACGAGGCGGAGCACACGGTGCAGGCGGTCATGCCCGATGCGCGCCTGCGGCGCCTGCTGAAGCTCGAGGCGGACGAGGCCTGCCTGCTGATCCGCCGCCGCACCTGGAGCGGTGGTCGCGTGGTGACGGCGGCGGATCTCTACCACCCGGGAAAACGCTACGAGCTCTCGGGCACCTTCAAGCCCCTGGCCTGA
- a CDS encoding cytochrome c, whose amino-acid sequence MRKLLMLVPLLLLGATAGAADRGAELYQVYCVQCHGVQGNGKGVNATHMSVQPRDHTDSKEMSARTDEELFKVIQQGGKSINKSVLMPIWGGNLGDDDIRALVAHLRQMCCAKQ is encoded by the coding sequence ATGAGGAAACTTCTGATGCTGGTGCCGTTGCTGCTGCTGGGCGCGACGGCCGGGGCCGCCGATCGCGGCGCCGAGCTCTACCAGGTCTACTGCGTGCAGTGCCACGGCGTGCAGGGCAACGGCAAGGGCGTCAACGCCACCCACATGTCGGTGCAGCCGCGCGACCACACCGACAGCAAGGAAATGTCGGCGCGCACCGACGAGGAGCTGTTCAAGGTCATCCAGCAGGGCGGCAAGTCCATCAACAAGTCGGTGCTGATGCCCATCTGGGGCGGCAACCTCGGCGATGACGACATCCGCGCGCTGGTCGCGCACCTGCGCCAGATGTGCTGCGCGAAGCAGTAG
- a CDS encoding urocanate hydratase, producing MPASTGARIIRAPRGTQLSCRSWLTEAPLRLLMNNLDPEVAERPGDLVVYGGIGRAARNWECYERICAVLRRLREDETLLVQSGKPVGVFRTHADAPRVLIANSNLVGRWATWEHFHELDRQGLMMYGQMTAGSWIYIGSQGIVQGTYETFVEVGRRHFGGELAGRWFLTAGLGGMGGAQPLAATMAGASMLAIECRPERIEKRLQTGYLDTSTTSLDEALALIARATAERRPLSVGLLGNAAELLPELLARGVRPDAVTDQTSAHDPLHGYLPAGWTLERWDRERSANPALVEREARASMRRHVEAMLAFHDQGIPTFDYGNNIRQVAKDEGLARAFDFPGFVPAYIRPLFCRGIGPFRWVALSGDPQDIYRTDEKVKELLPHDRALHHWLDMAREKIHFQGLPARICWVGLGDRHRLGLAFNEMVARGELSAPVVIGRDHLDSGSVASPNRETEAMRDGSDAVADWPLLNALLNTASGATWVSIHHGGGVGIGYSQHAGVVIVCDGTAEAARRIERTLWNDPASGVMRHADAGYGEALDCARAHRLDLPSALP from the coding sequence CGCCGCGCGCAACTGGGAGTGCTACGAGCGCATCTGCGCCGTGCTGCGCCGGCTGCGCGAGGACGAGACGCTGCTGGTGCAGTCGGGCAAGCCGGTCGGCGTGTTCCGCACCCACGCGGATGCGCCCCGCGTGCTGATCGCCAATTCCAACCTGGTCGGCCGCTGGGCAACCTGGGAGCATTTCCACGAGCTCGACCGCCAGGGCCTGATGATGTACGGCCAGATGACGGCCGGCTCCTGGATCTACATCGGCAGCCAGGGCATCGTCCAGGGTACCTACGAGACCTTCGTCGAGGTGGGCCGCCGGCACTTCGGCGGCGAGCTCGCCGGACGCTGGTTCCTCACCGCGGGGCTCGGCGGCATGGGTGGCGCCCAGCCGCTGGCCGCCACCATGGCGGGCGCCTCGATGCTGGCCATCGAGTGCCGGCCGGAGCGCATCGAGAAGCGCCTGCAGACCGGCTACCTCGACACCTCGACGACCTCGCTCGACGAGGCGCTGGCGCTCATTGCGCGTGCCACGGCCGAACGCCGGCCGCTGTCGGTCGGGCTGCTGGGCAACGCCGCCGAACTGCTGCCGGAGCTGCTCGCGCGCGGCGTGCGCCCGGACGCGGTCACCGACCAGACTTCGGCCCATGATCCGCTGCACGGCTATCTCCCCGCGGGCTGGACGCTCGAGCGCTGGGACCGCGAGCGCAGCGCCAACCCGGCGCTGGTCGAGCGCGAAGCGCGCGCTTCAATGCGGCGGCATGTCGAGGCCATGCTCGCCTTCCACGACCAGGGCATCCCCACCTTCGACTACGGCAACAACATCCGCCAGGTCGCGAAGGACGAGGGCCTGGCGCGCGCCTTCGACTTCCCCGGCTTCGTGCCCGCCTACATCCGCCCGCTGTTCTGCCGCGGCATCGGCCCCTTCCGCTGGGTGGCGCTCTCCGGCGACCCGCAGGACATCTACCGCACCGACGAGAAGGTGAAGGAGCTGCTGCCGCACGATCGTGCGCTGCACCACTGGCTGGACATGGCGCGCGAGAAGATCCACTTCCAGGGCCTGCCGGCGCGCATCTGCTGGGTGGGCCTCGGCGACCGCCACCGCCTCGGGCTCGCCTTCAACGAGATGGTGGCCCGTGGCGAGCTGAGCGCGCCGGTGGTCATCGGCCGCGACCACCTGGACTCGGGCTCGGTGGCCTCGCCGAACCGCGAGACCGAAGCCATGCGCGACGGCTCCGATGCGGTGGCCGACTGGCCGCTGCTCAATGCGCTGCTCAACACCGCGAGCGGCGCCACCTGGGTGTCGATCCACCACGGCGGCGGTGTGGGCATCGGCTACTCGCAGCACGCCGGCGTGGTCATCGTCTGCGACGGCACGGCGGAGGCGGCGCGACGCATCGAACGCACGCTGTGGAACGACCCGGCGAGCGGCGTCATGCGCCATGCCGACGCCGGCTACGGGGAGGCGCTCGACTGCGCCCGCGCCCACCGGCTCGACCTGCCGTCGGCCCTGCCGTGA
- the hutH gene encoding histidine ammonia-lyase — protein sequence MPRCPARLGGARRQRPGGTRRGAGPVLRPPRPRAAARGRRARGHRTAPGARRDRRVQPGLRPRWHHQPARRAHRLRCRPHGDRARHRPAAGRRCRMLTLGSAPLGLDELRRAWAGPLRIALAPEGLERAQASAMALARLVTHDAPAYGINTGFGLLANTRIAREQQAKLQQNLVLSHAAGVGEPLSDDVVRLVMILKLASLLRGQSGVSRAVLDLLAALLDAQAWPVVPAQGSVGASGDLAPLAHLALPLMGHGQLRLEGVTLPADQALARLGLQPLALGPKEGLALLNGTQVSTALALAALFETETAALAAVVTGALSVDALRGSDAPFDERIQAVRGHAGQQRVAACYRRLLAGSGIRASHRDCTRVQDPYSLRCQPQVMGACLDLLGFAAGTLRIEANAVTDNPLIFGDEVLSGGNFHAEPVAFAADQLALAAAEIGSLAERRIALLVDPKMSGLPAFLVADSGLNSGFMIAQVTAAALVAENRMLAHPASIDSIPTSANQEDHVSMATHGARRSLAMAANLQQVIAIEYLAACQGIDFHRPLATSPVLAVAHATLRREVPFLDADRLMADDIAAAVRLLRSGEPAALAGELRLGADQP from the coding sequence ATGCCTCGATGCCCTGCCCGGCTGGGCGGCGCCCGGCGTCAGCGCCCCGGCGGCACGCGGCGTGGCGCCGGACCTGTTCTTCGCCCTCCTCGACCACGTGCTGCGGCGCGTGGCCGGCGCGCCCGCGGGCACCGCACCGCGCCTGGTGCTCGCCGAGATCGCCGAGTGCAACCCGGCCTTCGACCGCGATGGCATCACCAGCCGGCTCGCCGCGCGCATCGCCTTCGATGTCGCCCGCACGGTGACCGCGCCCGGCATCGCCCGGCCGCGGGCCGGAGGTGCCGCATGCTGACCCTCGGCAGTGCCCCGCTCGGGCTCGACGAGCTGCGCCGGGCCTGGGCCGGTCCGCTGCGCATCGCCCTCGCGCCGGAAGGGCTCGAACGCGCCCAGGCCTCGGCCATGGCGCTGGCGCGGCTGGTCACGCACGATGCCCCGGCCTACGGCATCAACACCGGATTCGGCTTGCTGGCGAACACGCGCATCGCCCGCGAGCAGCAGGCGAAGCTGCAGCAGAACCTGGTGCTGTCGCACGCGGCGGGCGTCGGCGAGCCGCTGTCCGATGACGTGGTGCGCCTGGTGATGATCCTGAAACTGGCGAGCCTGCTGCGCGGCCAGTCGGGCGTCAGCCGCGCGGTGCTCGACCTGCTGGCGGCACTGCTCGATGCGCAGGCCTGGCCGGTGGTGCCCGCGCAGGGCTCGGTGGGTGCGAGCGGCGACCTCGCGCCGCTGGCCCATCTGGCGCTGCCGCTGATGGGTCACGGCCAGTTGCGCCTCGAGGGCGTCACGCTGCCGGCGGACCAGGCGCTGGCGCGGCTCGGGCTGCAGCCGCTGGCGCTCGGCCCCAAGGAGGGCCTGGCCCTGCTCAACGGCACGCAGGTGTCGACGGCGCTGGCGCTGGCGGCGCTGTTCGAGACCGAGACCGCGGCGCTCGCTGCCGTGGTGACCGGTGCGCTCAGCGTCGACGCCCTGCGCGGCAGCGACGCGCCCTTCGACGAGCGCATCCAGGCGGTGCGCGGCCACGCCGGACAGCAGCGCGTCGCCGCCTGCTACCGGCGCCTGCTTGCCGGCAGCGGCATCCGCGCCTCGCATCGCGACTGCACGCGGGTGCAGGACCCCTACTCGCTGCGCTGCCAGCCGCAGGTGATGGGCGCCTGCCTCGACCTGCTCGGCTTCGCCGCCGGCACGCTGCGGATCGAGGCCAATGCGGTGACCGACAACCCGCTGATCTTCGGCGACGAGGTGCTCTCCGGCGGCAACTTCCACGCCGAGCCGGTGGCCTTCGCCGCCGACCAGCTGGCGCTGGCGGCCGCCGAGATCGGCAGCCTCGCGGAGCGGCGCATCGCCCTGCTGGTCGACCCGAAGATGAGCGGCCTGCCGGCCTTCCTCGTCGCCGACAGCGGCCTGAACTCCGGCTTCATGATCGCGCAGGTCACCGCCGCGGCGCTGGTGGCCGAGAACCGCATGCTCGCCCACCCGGCGAGCATCGACTCGATCCCCACCTCGGCGAACCAGGAGGACCACGTGAGCATGGCCACGCATGGCGCGCGCCGTTCGCTGGCGATGGCGGCGAACCTGCAGCAGGTCATCGCCATCGAGTACCTCGCCGCCTGCCAGGGCATCGACTTCCACCGCCCGCTGGCGACCTCGCCCGTCCTCGCCGTCGCCCATGCCACCCTGCGCCGCGAGGTGCCCTTCCTGGACGCCGATCGCCTGATGGCCGATGACATCGCCGCGGCCGTCCGGCTGCTGCGCAGCGGTGAACCGGCGGCACTGGCCGGCGAGCTGCGCCTGGGCGCAGACCAGCCATGA
- a CDS encoding multicopper oxidase domain-containing protein: protein MKTRPLALALLLAAAPTLAETVKVEIPVREVEIEIDNAGTRAPMWTYGGTIPGPLLRVKEGDVIDFTLVNDAANKNSHSMDFHAGRFDVLGEFEAVKPGEKKGFTWKAEYPGVWIYHCGADSMSEHISRGMYGVVIVDPKEGYSRDYPKPDREYVLVHGDLFEAGASAEERTAGQKWKGVLVNGRVFHYDPVHDSNASLTLESKPGERVRIFFVNAMINDWAAFHPIAGIWDRVWDNGNPKNVLWGMQTVQVPPSHGVVLDIVSPKDRPTNNALVDHSMTHAMNGGITVLMNHADASPTAGRGDQLIVR from the coding sequence ATGAAGACCCGTCCGCTTGCGCTCGCGTTGCTGCTGGCCGCCGCGCCCACGCTCGCCGAAACCGTCAAGGTGGAGATCCCGGTGCGCGAGGTCGAGATCGAGATCGACAACGCCGGCACCAGGGCGCCGATGTGGACCTACGGCGGCACCATCCCCGGCCCGCTGCTGCGCGTGAAGGAAGGCGATGTCATCGACTTCACGCTGGTCAACGACGCCGCCAACAAGAACAGCCACTCCATGGATTTCCATGCCGGGCGCTTCGACGTGCTCGGCGAGTTCGAGGCGGTCAAGCCCGGCGAGAAGAAGGGCTTCACCTGGAAGGCCGAGTATCCGGGCGTGTGGATCTACCACTGCGGCGCCGACTCGATGTCCGAGCACATCTCGCGCGGCATGTACGGCGTGGTCATCGTCGATCCGAAGGAGGGCTACAGCCGCGACTACCCGAAGCCCGATCGCGAGTACGTGCTGGTGCATGGCGACCTGTTCGAGGCCGGCGCCTCGGCCGAGGAGCGCACGGCCGGGCAGAAATGGAAGGGCGTGCTGGTCAACGGCCGGGTGTTCCACTACGACCCGGTGCACGACTCCAATGCCAGCCTGACGCTGGAATCGAAGCCCGGCGAGCGGGTACGCATCTTTTTCGTCAACGCCATGATCAATGACTGGGCGGCGTTCCACCCCATCGCCGGCATCTGGGACCGCGTCTGGGACAACGGCAACCCGAAGAACGTGCTGTGGGGCATGCAGACGGTGCAGGTACCGCCATCCCATGGCGTGGTGCTCGACATCGTCAGCCCGAAGGACCGCCCCACCAACAACGCGCTGGTCGACCACAGCATGACGCATGCCATGAACGGCGGCATCACCGTGCTGATGAATCATGCCGATGCCAGCCCGACCGCCGGCCGCGGCGACCAGCTGATCGTCCGCTGA
- a CDS encoding multicopper oxidase domain-containing protein yields MTAASRAACALLLALGLAPGAQAELRKFDMTIEEFDFEVAPGLTTKVWAYDGQVPGPLIHVREGDDVEVTVQNNTTMSHTVHFHGTYQTGTWQMDGVPDVSQKAIEPGDSFTYRFVADKPGSLWYHCHVNTAEHIDLRGMWGPMIVDPKKPTALEKQVTKDAIVMFSGWDSSVAKEYGKNGVPHRELDYFSINGKSHPGNQPIRVKKGDVLRLRLYAPNAPVAFHLHGHDSLVTHKDGLPITPYPVDVIAMQPGERYDLIVRMNNPGIWMAHDHIEEHTTAGGKEGAGSMLVVEYEGIDKPGFYMWKDVAYDPDFYLSESLKKPYGKHNNPGFMGFDPALPRPAAPAAGGHAGM; encoded by the coding sequence ATGACCGCTGCATCACGTGCTGCATGCGCCCTGCTTCTGGCACTGGGTCTGGCGCCCGGCGCGCAGGCCGAATTGCGCAAGTTCGACATGACCATCGAGGAGTTCGACTTCGAGGTGGCGCCCGGGCTCACCACCAAGGTGTGGGCCTACGACGGCCAGGTGCCGGGACCGCTGATCCACGTGCGGGAGGGCGATGACGTGGAGGTGACGGTGCAGAACAACACCACCATGAGCCACACCGTCCACTTCCATGGCACCTACCAGACCGGCACCTGGCAGATGGATGGCGTCCCCGACGTCTCGCAGAAGGCCATCGAGCCCGGCGACAGCTTCACCTACCGCTTCGTCGCCGACAAGCCGGGCAGCCTCTGGTACCACTGCCACGTCAACACCGCCGAGCACATCGACCTGCGCGGCATGTGGGGGCCGATGATCGTCGATCCGAAGAAGCCGACGGCGCTGGAGAAGCAGGTGACGAAGGACGCCATCGTCATGTTCTCCGGCTGGGATTCCTCGGTGGCGAAGGAGTATGGCAAGAACGGCGTGCCGCACCGCGAGCTCGACTACTTCTCCATCAACGGCAAGTCCCATCCGGGAAACCAGCCGATCCGCGTGAAGAAGGGCGATGTGCTGCGCCTGCGCCTGTATGCGCCCAATGCGCCGGTGGCCTTCCACCTGCATGGCCACGATTCGCTGGTCACCCACAAGGATGGCCTGCCCATCACGCCCTATCCGGTGGATGTCATCGCCATGCAGCCCGGCGAGCGCTACGACCTCATCGTGCGCATGAACAACCCCGGCATCTGGATGGCCCACGACCACATCGAGGAGCACACCACCGCCGGCGGCAAGGAAGGCGCAGGCTCGATGCTGGTGGTGGAGTACGAGGGCATCGACAAGCCCGGCTTCTACATGTGGAAGGATGTCGCCTACGACCCGGACTTCTACCTCAGCGAGTCACTGAAGAAGCCCTACGGCAAGCACAACAACCCGGGCTTCATGGGCTTCGATCCCGCGCTGCCGCGACCCGCGGCGCCGGCGGCCGGCGGCCACGCGGGCATGTAG